A stretch of Desulfurivibrio alkaliphilus AHT 2 DNA encodes these proteins:
- a CDS encoding LptF/LptG family permease — protein sequence MIMLLDRYLFWQFTRNLALVLGGLVAIYLLIDFFERVDSFLDAGLGIGTAITYLLLKIPLIFEQLIPVCLLLAGIITLGVLNRHNELMALKSGGLSVRRIIRPLLLAALFFSGLALAAGQWLLPPTLAETNRLWYEEVRQQTPEGIERNGRIYYRGAKGIYSFAQPDDPASGLPDFSFTAWNEEYQLARLLTAAIAHWEAGRWTLLDGQLKVLTADDQYRTTIFNEMTIELPERPEDFFLPPYALAERPLSELLARALAPEDSPRRYEARLELQQKISYIFLGLPLLLVGIPLLLAMHRGRGRDLALAVPASCIMAFAVWGLWSICQALASAGHLSPALAAWLVHLLAGSLGFYFILRQDT from the coding sequence ATGATCATGCTGCTGGACCGCTATCTCTTTTGGCAGTTTACCCGCAACCTGGCCCTGGTGCTGGGCGGCCTGGTGGCCATCTATCTGCTGATCGACTTTTTTGAACGGGTGGACAGCTTTCTTGATGCCGGCCTGGGCATCGGCACCGCGATCACCTATTTGCTGCTCAAGATCCCCCTGATCTTTGAACAGTTGATCCCCGTCTGCCTGCTGCTGGCCGGGATCATCACCCTGGGGGTGCTCAATCGCCACAACGAACTGATGGCTCTTAAGTCCGGGGGGTTGAGTGTGCGCCGGATTATTCGCCCCCTGCTGCTGGCGGCCCTGTTCTTCAGCGGCCTGGCCTTGGCCGCCGGCCAGTGGTTGCTGCCCCCGACCCTGGCGGAAACCAACCGGCTCTGGTACGAGGAGGTGCGCCAGCAGACCCCCGAGGGCATTGAGCGCAACGGTCGCATCTACTACCGGGGGGCCAAGGGGATTTACTCCTTTGCCCAACCCGATGACCCCGCCTCCGGGTTGCCGGATTTTTCTTTTACCGCCTGGAACGAGGAGTACCAGTTGGCCAGGCTGCTTACGGCGGCCATAGCTCACTGGGAAGCTGGCCGCTGGACCCTGCTTGACGGTCAGCTTAAGGTTCTGACCGCCGATGACCAGTACCGAACCACCATCTTCAACGAAATGACCATTGAACTGCCGGAACGCCCGGAAGATTTTTTCCTGCCCCCCTACGCCCTGGCCGAACGCCCCTTAAGCGAACTGCTGGCCCGGGCCCTGGCCCCGGAGGACAGCCCCCGGCGGTATGAAGCAAGGCTTGAGTTGCAGCAAAAAATCTCTTATATCTTCCTGGGCCTGCCCCTGCTGCTGGTGGGCATTCCACTGCTGCTGGCCATGCACCGGGGCCGGGGCCGCGACCTGGCCCTGGCCGTGCCCGCCAGTTGCATCATGGCCTTCGCCGTCTGGGGCCTGTGGAGCATCTGCCAGGCCCTGGCCAGTGCCGGGCACCTCTCACCGGCTCTGGCGGCCTGGTTGGTGCACCTGCTGGCCGGCTCCCTGGGCTTTTACTTTATCCTGCGCCAAGACACTTAA
- a CDS encoding ATPase: MILGDFGTSYSKILDLGQAATQPRIIATRELPGDFRVDLATGHNARRFGHLQVNELTALARGGEALIGEADFLLLDCGSRDIKFVRYRQGKLADMGWNAECGASMGFTIELLERYYQLDCRTMPLPERSFPVTCGVLGLSEIFDAVVNGVPEAEAVARLIRGIARNSWRFAGEPDKIYLSGGLCENPVFVGSFPCPVVPLGRFVLLEGMRQKLGQAPAGQPSRASQASRTPEKIEGGVQ, from the coding sequence ATGATTCTGGGCGATTTCGGCACCTCTTACAGCAAGATTTTGGACCTTGGACAAGCCGCCACCCAGCCCCGCATTATCGCCACCCGGGAGTTGCCCGGAGATTTCCGGGTGGACCTGGCCACCGGCCATAACGCCCGCCGCTTCGGGCACCTTCAGGTCAACGAACTGACCGCGCTGGCCCGGGGCGGCGAGGCCCTGATTGGCGAGGCGGACTTCCTGTTGCTGGACTGCGGCAGCCGGGACATCAAGTTCGTCCGCTACCGGCAAGGCAAGCTGGCCGACATGGGCTGGAACGCTGAATGCGGCGCCTCCATGGGCTTTACCATCGAGCTGCTGGAGCGTTACTACCAACTGGACTGCCGGACCATGCCGCTGCCCGAGCGCAGCTTTCCGGTGACCTGCGGCGTTCTGGGGCTTAGTGAGATCTTCGACGCGGTGGTCAACGGGGTGCCCGAGGCCGAGGCGGTGGCCCGCCTGATCCGGGGAATCGCCCGCAACTCCTGGCGCTTTGCCGGGGAGCCGGACAAGATCTATCTTTCCGGCGGCCTGTGCGAAAACCCGGTTTTTGTCGGCAGTTTTCCCTGCCCGGTGGTGCCATTGGGCCGCTTCGTACTCCTGGAAGGGATGCGGCAAAAACTCGGCCAAGCCCCCGCCGGTCAACCCAGCCGGGCCAGCCAGGCCAGCCGGACACCGGAAAAAATTGAAGGCGGTGTCCAATGA
- a CDS encoding KamA family radical SAM protein: protein MSMQTSATTTPQWPRWQRLLAASITCPQALADRFGLDPAPLKAVTARYPLRINPYYLSLINQPGDPIWRQAVPDVRELEDTVCPADPLGEEDYSPVPGLVHKYRDRALLLVTGQCAMYCRFCTRKRKVGTREMAAAGSAAQLDAALAYLEQTPAIHDVLISGGDPLLLPDGRLIPLLTRLRRIRHLEIIRLGSRVPCTLPQRVTLKLAAALKKFHPLFINTHFNHPREITPEAARACQRLADAGIPLGNQTVLLKGVNDDAATIRELMRGLLKIRVKPYYLFQGDLSRGTDHFRTPVEQGLAIMRELIGHTSGLATPTFALDAPEGRGKIPLTPDYLQSLGDKLIFTNYQGLPCQYPNPR from the coding sequence ATGTCCATGCAAACTTCTGCCACCACTACCCCCCAATGGCCCCGCTGGCAGCGGCTGCTGGCCGCCTCCATTACCTGTCCGCAAGCGCTGGCCGACCGCTTCGGGCTTGACCCGGCGCCGCTGAAAGCGGTAACTGCGCGCTACCCGCTGCGGATCAACCCCTATTACCTGAGCCTGATTAACCAGCCGGGGGATCCCATCTGGCGGCAGGCGGTGCCGGATGTTCGGGAGTTGGAGGATACCGTCTGCCCGGCCGACCCCCTGGGAGAAGAAGATTACAGCCCGGTTCCCGGCCTGGTCCACAAATACCGGGACCGGGCCCTGCTGCTGGTCACCGGCCAGTGCGCCATGTACTGCCGTTTTTGCACCCGCAAACGCAAGGTGGGCACCAGGGAGATGGCGGCCGCTGGCTCGGCGGCGCAACTGGATGCGGCCCTGGCTTATCTTGAACAAACCCCCGCCATCCACGACGTCCTGATCTCCGGCGGCGATCCGCTGCTGCTGCCCGATGGCCGGCTGATACCGCTGCTCACCCGGCTGCGGCGCATTCGGCACCTGGAAATAATCCGCCTGGGCAGCCGGGTGCCCTGTACCCTGCCCCAGCGGGTTACGCTGAAACTGGCGGCGGCGCTGAAAAAGTTTCACCCCCTTTTTATCAACACCCACTTCAACCACCCCCGGGAGATCACCCCGGAGGCGGCCCGGGCCTGCCAACGACTGGCCGACGCCGGTATCCCTTTGGGTAACCAGACGGTGTTGCTCAAGGGCGTCAACGACGATGCCGCCACCATCCGGGAATTGATGCGCGGGTTACTGAAAATCCGGGTTAAGCCCTACTACCTGTTCCAGGGCGATTTAAGCCGGGGCACCGACCACTTCCGCACCCCGGTGGAACAGGGCCTGGCCATTATGCGGGAGCTGATTGGCCACACCTCGGGCCTGGCCACCCCCACCTTCGCCCTGGATGCCCCCGAAGGCCGGGGCAAAATTCCACTGACCCCGGACTACCTGCAAAGCCTGGGCGACAAGCTGATCTTCACCAACTACCAGGGCCTGCCCTGCCAGTATCCCAACCCCCGGTAA
- a CDS encoding universal stress protein → MNTDSVSGAGHKLLVAIDGSIHSRNALHYLAGLFAARPEVHFKLFSLVPGVHLPPGSEWLSEAERVNMLSPTARQKLVSHKGFLHQAAGFLAAKGVAPERIEEEVKISGGNLAADIAAEARRGMFDALVVGRRGMTKLEELLLGGVSVSLLEKCHDIPQWIIDGKIDSHRFLVPVDGSPYALLAVDHLAFMLHEHPTAEITLFHSTAILAERPQSWPEDCYRRWGREWCTMHLEQADNIFHAPRRILSEAGFPAQRIHELETSKGFEPSRQIVRQALIDGYGTIVLGRRGAEAKKGLFRGVSDRVLLMAEQVAVWVVG, encoded by the coding sequence ATGAATACCGATTCAGTTTCAGGTGCCGGCCACAAACTGCTGGTGGCCATCGACGGCTCCATCCACAGCCGCAACGCCCTGCACTATCTGGCGGGGCTGTTTGCCGCCCGGCCGGAGGTGCATTTCAAGCTCTTCAGCCTGGTGCCCGGGGTACACCTGCCGCCGGGCAGCGAGTGGCTCAGCGAGGCGGAGCGAGTCAACATGCTGAGCCCCACCGCCCGGCAAAAGCTGGTGAGCCACAAGGGCTTCCTGCACCAGGCCGCCGGTTTTCTGGCCGCTAAAGGGGTGGCCCCGGAGAGGATTGAGGAAGAAGTAAAGATCAGTGGCGGCAACCTGGCCGCCGATATCGCCGCCGAGGCCCGGCGGGGGATGTTCGACGCCCTGGTGGTGGGCCGCCGGGGGATGACCAAGCTGGAAGAGCTGTTGCTGGGTGGGGTGTCGGTCAGTCTGCTGGAAAAATGCCACGACATTCCCCAATGGATCATCGATGGTAAAATCGACTCCCACCGCTTCCTGGTGCCGGTGGATGGCAGTCCTTACGCCCTGTTGGCAGTGGACCACCTGGCCTTCATGCTCCATGAGCACCCCACGGCGGAAATCACCCTTTTTCACTCCACCGCCATTCTGGCCGAACGCCCCCAAAGCTGGCCCGAGGACTGTTACCGGCGCTGGGGCCGGGAATGGTGCACTATGCACCTGGAACAGGCGGATAATATCTTTCATGCCCCCCGCCGGATCCTCAGCGAGGCCGGCTTCCCCGCCCAGCGCATCCATGAGCTGGAGACCAGCAAGGGCTTCGAGCCCAGCCGCCAGATCGTCCGCCAGGCCCTGATCGACGGCTACGGCACCATCGTCCTGGGCCGCCGCGGCGCCGAGGCCAAAAAAGGGTTGTTCCGCGGGGTTTCCGACCGCGTTTTGCTGATGGCCGAACAGGTGGCGGTCTGGGTGGTTGGTTAG